DNA from Synechococcus sp. CBW1108:
CGTGATGCGAGTCTCTTGCCTCGTCCCAGCAAATTGTTCAGGCAGATTGATTTGCCAAAACCTGCTCTTGATACCACTCTTCAATTTCGATGCGTGACCATCGTGCTTGACGATTGCCGATAGTGAGTTGCTTGGGAAATCCGCCATCATTTATCATCCGATAGATAGAGGAGCGCGAAAGTGATGTCAGTTTGACGACATCGCAGATCCTTAGTAGCATTGGTTCCATGTATAGGTTGTAACGATAATTGCTTTGATATTATAGGACGGAATTGGATGATAGTCAAGGGTATGGATGTCGCTGGGATAACTACTTATTGAGGCGCTTTTCCTTCCGATGCTGCACTTCCTGCAATCCAAGCAATCCTTA
Protein-coding regions in this window:
- a CDS encoding helix-turn-helix transcriptional regulator → MEPMLLRICDVVKLTSLSRSSIYRMINDGGFPKQLTIGNRQARWSRIEIEEWYQEQVLANQSA